The following proteins come from a genomic window of Dysidea avara chromosome 12, odDysAvar1.4, whole genome shotgun sequence:
- the LOC136241722 gene encoding protein NLRC3-like has protein sequence MAHQSVTNGLEQFKTSDKATSTPLLKDLQNHITPHYAARWRAIGTQLGLPKGRLDIIEHDNYHKAEPCCDGVLEEWLEVDPSASWKKLFEVIESPAVSSDQAPDKVTSKPHMDKSTVTDQGANVVSVLSERVSQITIQIRFAVEEDAWPPKQPKQFTPLLLVHHQGEHNIKQSTALAKLQSGGIDHLTSTDSVPKCHQLDSHESLTEVLDASKMTKQLVDILAPLEDSNNPQFVLVEGLPGIGKSMLLQEISYKWSTKQLLQKFKLLLLVQLRNPAVQQVSLINDLLGLFCKRDEKAVEISSASSQYFLRNGGRDLVLLFDGFDEFPEHLQKDSVVADIIKRQVLPHCGLVVSSRPHASVKLREVATVRVDILGFAEEERKLYIEQSLKGHPQKVKELTDYLDSHLTINGLCYVPFIMVALLYLYDQGIPLPHSSVELYHRFICLTICRHLAKSGQPLENDVTNLADLPEPCNTIVKQLAKLSLKALNDNKLIFTLEEVKATCPDITAIPGAINGFGLLQAVQHFGVTAKTMTFNFSHFSIQEFLAAYHVAQLPTREELIVLREKFWNDIHANMFSMYTTLTKGQRPAFKQFLRQPSILQSFKRFFSGSRDEAAIVVSQKFLDEQIKCLRLFRCFKEAGDEEICRSITNSKCFYDKVIDLSWTSLSPYDIECVTLFLTCSPHKEWKELNLFKCHIQDIGLRIIYRDLMSHNVTIKILNLGFNGFTRSSSSSISDLIIHCRVEELNISGNHTIGEDPALYNMLTHPSSRLVKLDMMFTSLSSPSAITLFTALAKGNKLRELNISNNLITDEACDVIATTMKNNTSLVVLWMWGNKISGEAAQRLLQALYNNNTLEVLFLPYDGYTEDVKKRIRSLQEVINKNRQSRGCQTYLIISC, from the exons ATGGCCCATCAGAGTGTTACTAACGGACTAGAACAATTCAAGACGAGCGACAAAG CTACCAGTACTCCACTACTGAAGGACCTCCAAAACCACATTACACCACACTACGCCGCTCGCTGGAGAGCAATAGGAACACAACTGGGTCTACCCAAAGGAAGACTTGACATTATAGAACATGACAACTACCACAAAGCTGAGCCTTGTTGTGATGGAGTGTTGGAGGAGTGGCTTGAAGTGGACCCCTCTGCTAGTTGGAAGAAGTTGTTTGAAGTGATAGAGTCACCTGCAGTGTCCAGTGATCAAGCTCCTGATAAAG TGACCTCCAAACCTCACATGGACAAGTCAACAGTCACTGATCAAG GAGCAAATGTAGTCTCTGTACTGTCAGAAAGGGTTAGTCAAATTACTATACAAATACGGTTTGCTGTTGAAGAAGATGCTTGGCCACCAAAACAACCCAAACAGTTTACGCCTTTGTTGTTAGTTCACCATCAAGGTGAACACAACATTAAACAATCAACTGCTTTAGCTAAACTACAATCAGGTGGCATTGACCACCTCACTTCCACAGATAGTGTTCCCAAGTGTCATCAACTAGACAGCCATGAATCATTGACGGAAGTCCTTGATGCTAGTAAGATGACTAAACAACTTGTAGATATCTTAGCCCCACTTGAAGATAGCAACAATCCACAATTTGTTTTAGTCGAGGGGTTGCCAGGTATCGGAAAGTCAATGTTGTTACAAGAAATTTCATACAAATGGAGTACAAAACAACTGTTACAAAAATTTAAGTTGCTACTTCTTGTCCAGTTGCGTAATCCAGCTGTACAGCAGGTGTCACTCATCAATGACCTTCTCGGCTTGTTTTGTAAAAGAGATGAGAAGGCTGTAGAAATTTCTTCTGCAAGTAGCCAGTACTTCCTAAGGAATGGAGGTAGAGATCTTGTTCTCCTTTTTGATGGGTTTGATGAATTCCCAGAACATCTACAGAAAGATAGTGTAGTTGCTGATATAATCAAACGTCAGGTGTTACCTCATTGTGGCTTGGTGGTGTCATCTCGTCCACATGCCTCAGTGAAACTCCGAGAGGTTGCAACTGTCAGAGTTGACATTCTGGGCTTTGCTGAAGAGGAACGAAAGCTATACATTGAACAGTCACTAAAGGGACATCCACAGAAAGTCAAAGAGCTTACCGATTATCTTGACAGCCACCTCACAATCAATGGTCTTTGCTATGTTCCTTTCATTATGGTGGCACTGCTTTATCTGTATGACCAGGGAATTCCCCTTCCACACAGTTCCGTTGAGCTGTACCATCGGTTCATCTGTCTCACCATCTGTCGACATCTTGCCAAGTCTGGTCAACCTCTTGAAAATGATGTCACCAATCTTGCCGATCTCCCAGAGCCCTGCAATACAATAGTTAAACAGTTGGCCAAGTTATCCCTCAAAGCTCTTAATGACAACAAGTTAATATTTACCTTGGAGGAGGTGAAAGCAACTTGTCCAGACATCACAGCCATCCCAGGGGCCATCAATGGGTTTGGCTTGCTGCAGGCTGTGCAGCACTTTGGCGTCACTGCGAAAACGATGACGTTCAATTTCTCACATTTCTCTATACAAGAATTCTTGGCAGCTTACCATGTCGCTCAGCTTCCAACCCGCGAAGAGTTGATAGTACTCCGCGAGAAGTTCTGGAATGATATTCACGCTAACATGTTTTCCATGTACACAACACTCACCAAAGGACAGCGACCAGCCTTCAAACAATTCCTCCGACAACCATCCATCTTGCAATCCTTCAAGCGATTCTTCTCTGGTAGTAGAGACGAAGCAGCGATCGTTGTTTCTCAGAAATTCCTCGACGAACAAATAAAATGTCTTCGCCTGTTTCGTTGTTTCAAAGAAGCTGGCGACGAAGAGATTTGTCGATCTATTACAAATTCGAAATGTTTCTATGATAAAGTAATCGACCTTAGCTGGACTAGCCTATCACCATACGATATTGAGTGTGTTACACTCTTCCTTACCTGCTCACCCCACAAGGAGTGGAAGGAGCTTAACTTGTTTAAGTGCCATATCCAAGATATTGGTCTTCGTATCATTTATCGCGATCTGATGTCACACAACGTCACAATCAAAATACTCAACTTGGGGTTTAATGGCTTCACCAGATCTTCCTCTTCCTCCATTAGTGACCTCATCATCCACTGTAGAGTGGAAGAGTTGAATATTAGTGGTAACCACACCATCGGAGAGGACCCTGCTCTCTACAACATGTTGACCCATCCCTCCTCTAGGCTAGTGAAATTGGACATGATGTTTACCAGCTTATCATCACCATCAGCCATTACCCTATTCACTGCATTAGCAAAGGGTAACAAACTGAGGGAGCTCAACATTAGCAACAATCTCATCACTGATGAAGCTTGTGATGTCATTGCCACtacaatgaagaacaatacatCACTAGTTGTGCTGTGGATGTGGGGCAACAAGATCAGTGGAGAAGCTGCTCAACGTCTACTACAAGCGCTCTACAATAACAACACATTAGAAGTGCTATTCCTACCCTATGATGGTTACACTGAAGATGTTAAGAAGAGGATTAGATCACTACAAGAAGTAATTAACAAGAACAGACAAAGTAGAGGATGTCAAACATATCTGATCATTTCCTGTTAG